GAGCCGGACCTGGAAGAGGGCGAGGCGCCGTACCACGTGCTGCACGTGGAGCGCGCAGAAGTGCACAGCGAAGCCTCGCTGGACGCCCGCAACCACGAGCTGCAGGCGCTGGCCGAAGCCAATGGCGTGGAAGACTACGACGGCATGGACGTCGGCCCGGTCGAGATCTGACCGCAACGGATCGCGTCCCACGAAAAACGCCCCGGTTTCCCGGGGCGTTTTTTTATGGGCGTGAGCCCAAGGTAGTGCCGGCCGCTGGCCGGCTCCCCGTAGTGCCCGCGATGCCGGCCAGCGGCCGGCACTACCGTAATGCCTGCAATGCCTGCAATGCCGGCCAGCGGCCGGCACTACCGCAATGCCGGCCAGCGGCCGGCACCGCCGTTACTTCAAGGTCGCCAGCGCCTGGCCCAGCTGCACGGCATGCTCGGCATCCAGGTGCGGGGCGAAGTCGGCCACGCCCGGCGGCAGCAGGATGATCACGGTGGAGCCGTAGTTGAAGCGCGCCATCTCCGCGAACCGCTCCAGCGTGATGCCCTTGCCGCGATAGTCCTTGCGGGTGATCGTGTCGCCGTACGCCGGAATCTCTTCACCGCCCCACACCGTTTCCACGCCGGACACCAGCAGCGCGCCCACCATCACCGACACCATCGGGCCGAAGTCGGTATCGAAATGGCAGACCAGGCGCTCGTTGCGGGCGAACAGGCCGGGGACGTTGTTGACCGCGGCCGGGCCCACGCTGAACAGACGGCCGGGCACATGCACGGTTTCGCGCAGGGTGCCGGTCCACGGCATGTGCACGCGGTGGTAGTCCTTGGGCGACAGGTACACGGTGGCGAACAGGCCGTGATGGAAGACCTCGGCATCCTTGGCATCGCCGAGCAGTTCGGCGGCGGTGAACGACTGTCCCTTGGCCTGGAAGATGCGACCGTCCTCGATGGCGCCGAGCTGGCTGATGCGGCCATCGGCGGGCATCACCAGGGTGCGCGGGTCGGGCGCGGCCACGCGGGCGCCGGGCTTGAGCGCGCGGGTGAAGAACTGGTTGAACGTGGCGTAGCTGCGCGGGTCGGGATTGGCGGCCTCGGCCAGGTTGACGCCAAACTTCTCGGTGACAGTGTCGATCAGCCAGCGCGAGATCCGCGGGTTGCTGGAATACGCCAGGCGCCGTGCCATCGAGGACAGCAGGCGGTGGGGCAGGACGTAGCTCAGCGTGGTGGTCAGGCTCATGGTGCGGTTTTCTCGGTCAGCGTCTGCAGATCGCGGGCAATGGCCTGCGCATTGAAAGGGGGGCGGATCAGGCCGGCAAGTTTGCCGTCCGCGTCCAGCACGGCCAGGCTGGCCGAGTGTTCGAGGGTGTAATCCTCGGGATTCTCATCAAACTGTTTGCCGGGCACTTTCTGGAACACGAAGCCGAGCGAGGTGGCAAAGCGTTCGAGCGAGGGGACGTCGGCGGTGGCGGCCAGGGTGTCCTTGTGGAAGGCGTGCACGTACTCGCCGAGGCGGGCCGGGGTGTCACGCTCGGGATCCACGGAGATGAACACCAGGCGCGGGCGCAGGGTGTCAGGCTGGGCTTCCCACTGTTTCTGGGCCTGGGCGAGGTCGGCCAGGGTGGTGGGGCAGACGTCGGGGCAGAAGGTGAAGCCGAGGAACACGAGGGTCCAGTGGCCTTTGAGCTCGCCGGGAATGAGGCGGGTGCCGTCGGACTGGCTGAGGTTGAAGTCAGGCAGGGGCCGCGGCTGGGGATAGAAGGTGATCGATTCGGTAGCGGGGCGGTCGCTGGCCGGCTTGGGCGCGAACACTTTCTGCGCGGCGACCAGGCCCAGGCCGGCGGCCAGGGCGATGAGCAGGATGATGCCGACGTTGCGATTGAACATGGAAAGCCCGTTCCCGGAAGGGGCCACCATGATAGGGGCGGCGGCGGCGCTGTTGGGTCTTTTGGGGTTTGTTGGGTTGATTCTTTGAAGAGCGTAGGTCTGAAGCGAAGGCAAAAGCCGGAGCCGAGGCCGGAGCCGAAGCCGGAGCCGGAGCCGAAGCCGAAGCCGAAGCCTTGGTGTGCAGCGATCGGAGGCGGCGCCGGCACGGGTGGGGTTGCGGGGCACGCTGCAAGTACGTCCATGTAAGCTCCGTCGGCGCATCCATGCGCCTCAGGGCCCCGCAACCCCACCCGTGCCGACGCTCGACAGTTGGCTGGTGCCCTCGTGTAAAGGCGGTAAGGCTAGGCAGGGCTAGGCAGAGCTAGGCAGGGCAAGGGCACTGGCAGTGCGATTGGGGTTGGGGCAAGGGGAAGGGGTCAGGTAGTGGGGAGGGTAGGGAGGTGCCGAGCAAGGCTCGGCACTACTCCTCCCACCCGTGCGGGCGCAGGAGGCTGCTCTGGTTCTTGACCTTGCTCTCAATGCGGCACCGAGGGTGTGTCGGGGGTCGGTGGGGGTGGGTTGGCAGGGCCCTGAGCCGCATGGATGCGGCGACGGAGCTTACATGGACGTACTTGCAGCGTGCCCTGCCAACCCACCCCCACCGACCCAGCCCGCCACCAACGAAGCGCCGCCTTTGAAGTTGACCTTGACCCTGCTCCAGGCCTCCAAACCCCCAAACCCCCAACCCAACCACTTTCGACTGCAACGGATGCCGGGGGGCATGGGGTCGCCTATAATCGGGGGCCACACTGTCTGTTGCCTTGCCATGACTGCCGAAACGGCCGCCGAACTTCACACGATCATCGACCTGATCCGCTACGGCACCAGCCGTTTCAATGCCGCAGGCCTCACCTTCGGGCACAGCTACGACAACGCCCTGGACGAAGCCACCCAGCTCGTCCTGCACAGCCTGCACCTGCCGCATGACCTCGGCCCCGCCTACGGCGCCGCCCGCGTCACCACGCCTGAAAAGGCCGAGGTGCTGGCCCTGTTCGAGCGTCGCATCAACGAACGCCTCCCCGCCGCCTACCTAACCGGCGAAGCCTGGTTTGCCGGCCTCAGCTTCAAGAGTGACAGCCGCGCCCTCGTCCCGCGCTCGCCCATCGCCGAACTCATCGAAACCGGCTTCGAACCCTGGCTGGCCGGCCGCGACGTCCATCGCGCCCTCGACCTCTGCACCGGCTCGGGCTGCATCGCCATCGCCATCGGCCACTACTACCCCAACTGGGAAGTGGACGGCGTCGACCTCAGCGACGATGCCCTGGCCCTCGCGCATGAGAACAAAGAACGCCTCCAGGCGCACAACGTCACCCTGATCAAGTCCGACCTGTTCAACGGCCTCACCGGCCGCCACTACGACCTGATCGTCACCAACCCGCCCTACGTCACCAACGACGAAACCGATGCCCTGCCGCAGGAGTATTCCTACGAGCCGGACATGGGCCTGCGGGCCGGCCCCGACGGCCTCGACCTCGTCCTCAAGATCCTGCGCGACGCCCCGCTGCACCTCAGCGAAGATGGCCTGCTGATCTGCGAAGTAGGCGAGTCCGAACAGCATCTGATCAAGCTCCTGCCCGAAGTCGACTTTGCCTGGATCGAATTCAAGGTTGGCCAGATGGGCATCTTCGCCGTCGAATGCCGTGAGCTCATCGCCCACAGCGCGCGCATCACCGAACTGGCAGCGCAGCGGCCGTGAGTTCCAACAGCTTCGGCACACTGCTGACCGTCACCACCTTCGGCGAATCGCATGGTCCGGCGATCGGCTGCGTGATCGATGGCTGCCCGCCGGGGCTGGAGATCAGCGCCGGTGAGTTCGACCACGACCTGCAGCGTCGCGCCACCGGCAAGAGCCGGCACACCTCCGCGCGCCGCGAAGCCGACGACGTCGAGATCCTGTCCGGCGTCTACGAAGGCCGCACCACCGGCACCCCCATCGCGCTGCTGATCCGCAACACCGACCAGCGCAGCAAGGATTACACCGCCATCGCCCAGCAGTTCCGCCCGGGCCATGCCGACTACAGCTACTGGCAGAAGTACGGCATCCGCGACCCGCGCGGTGGCGGCCGCTCGTCCGCGCGCGAAACCACCATGCGCGTGGCCGCCGGCGTCATCGCCAAGAAGTGGCTGCAGCAGCGCCATGGCGTGACCGTGCGGGGCTACCTGTCCCAGCTGGGCGCGATCACCCCCACCGGGCACGACTGGTCGGCGGTGGAAGACAACCCGTTCTTCTGGCCGGTGGCCGAACAGGTGCCCGCGCTGGAGAGCTACATGGACGCGCTGCGCAAGTCCGGCGACTCGGTCGGCGCCCGCGTCAACGTGGTCGCCGACGGCGTGCCGCCGGGGTGGGGCGAGCCCATCTACGGCAAGCTCGACGGTGAACTGGCCGCCGCGCTGATGAGCATCAACGCCGTCAAGGGCGTGGAGATCGGCGACGGCTTCGCCAGCGCTGCCCAGCTGGGCACCGAACACCGTGACCTGATCACCCCGCAGGGCTTTGCCAGCAACCATGCCGGCGGCATTCTCGGTGGCATCTCCACCGGCCAGCAGGTCACCGCCTCGATTGTGCTCAAGCCCACCTCCAGCCTGCGCCTGCCCGGCGCCACGGTGGATGCCGACGGCAACGCGGTCGATGTGATCACCACCGGTCGCCACGACCCGTGCGTGGGCATCCGCGCCACCCCCATCGCCGAGGCGATGATGGCGCTGGTGCTGATGGACCAGGCGCTGCGCCACCGCGCGCAGTGCGGCGACGTGGGCACCATCACCCCGCGCATCCCCGGATCGATCGATGGCTGATCGCCGCCCCCGGGTCTGGGTCAGCCAGCCGCTGTTCGACGATGTGGTCGAACAGCTCGGGCAGCATGTCGACCTGGACATGACCGGCGAGGTCACCCGCTATACGCCACAGCAGTTGGCGGGGCGGCTGGCCGAGGTCGACGGCGCGCTGATCACCCTCAACGAGCGCATCGGCGCGGCCGAGATCGCCAACGCCCCGCAGCTGCGCGCGATCGCCAACGTCGGCGTGGGCTACAACAACCTCGATGTGGAGGCGCTCAGCGCAGCCGGCATCCTGGCCAGCAACACCCCGGACGTACTCACCGAAACCACCGCCGACCTTGGCTTCGCGCTGCTGATGGCCACCGCCCGTCGCATCACCGAGGCCGAGCGCTGGCTGCGTGATGGGCAGTGGGGCCAGTGGTCGTTCCAGACCCTGCTCGGCGCGGACATCCACGGCAGCACGCTGGGCATCCTCGGCATGGGGCGCATCGGCCAGGGCATCGCCCGCCGCGGCGCGCTCGGGTTCGGCATGCGCGTGCTGTACCACAACCGCTCGCGGCTGCCCGACGCCACCGAAGCCGAAGTGGGCGCGCAGTACGTTGACCTCGACACGCTGCTGGCCCAGGCCGACCACCTGGTACTGGTGCTGCCCTACAGCGCGTCCTCCCACCACATCATCGACGCCGGCGCATTGGCGAAGATGAAGCCGACCGCCACCCTGGTGAACATCGCCCGCGGCGGCATCGTCGACGAAGTGGCGCTGGCCGACGCGCTGGCCAACGGCCGCCTCGCCGCGGCTGGACTGGACGTGTTCGAAGGCGAGCCCACGGTGCGCCCGGAACTGCTGGCCCTGCACAACATCGTGCTGACCCCGCATATCGGCAGCGCCAGCCAGGCCACGCGCCGGGCGATGGTGCAGCTGGCCGTGGACAACCTCACCGCCGCGCTGGGGCTGGGCCCGAACGCCGGCCACCCGCCGAGCGCGATCAACGCCGACGCCGTGGCCGCCGCCAAAACCGGCCGCGCGACCGTGGGCGGCAAAAATGTCGGCGACGCAAAACGATAGGGAACCTCCCCAGCCAACAGGCGAGGTTCCCGAACCGGCAGGCACCGATCGTTGGTCGGCACGCACATTCACTATCCCGGTAGGTACCGATCGTTGATCGGTACACCCCTCCAAAAACACGGTAGGTACCGACCGTTGGTCGGTACACCCAACACGAGGTTCCCCCATGAACAATCCAGATCGTCGTTTCCACGTCGCTGTCGTCGGTGCCACCGGCGCCGTTGGCGAAACCATGCTGTCCATCCTCGCCGAGCGCGACTTCCCGATCGCCTCGCTGAGCCTGCTCGCGTCCTCGCGCTCGGCCGGCGGTGAGATCGACTACCGCGGCGAAAAGATCAAGGTCCAGGACCTGGCCGACTTCGACCCCAAGGGCGTGGACATCGCGCTGTTCTCCGCCGGTGGCAGCGTGTCCAAGGAGTACGGCCCGAAGTTCGCCGCTGCCGGTGCGGTGGTGATCGACAACTCGTCGGCCTTCCGCTACGACGACGACGTGCCGCTGGTGGTGTCCGAAGTGAACCCGGACGCGCTGAAGAACCGCCCGCGCGGCATCATCGCCAACCCGAACTGCTCCACCATGCAGATGCTGGTGGCGCTGGCGCCGCTGCACCGCCAGTACGGCATCACGCGCATCAACGTGGCCACCTACCAGTCCGTGTCCGGTGGCGGTCGTTCCGCGCTGGAGGAACTGGGCAAGCAGACCGGCCAGCTGCTCAGCTTCCAGCAGATCGACCCGCAGCGCTTCCCGGTGCAGATCGCCTTCAACCTGATCCCGCACATCGACGACTTCCTGGAAAACGGCTTCACCAAGGAAGAAATGAAGCTGGTCTGGGAAACCAAGAAGATCCTGGGCGACGACAGCATCCTGGTGAACCCCACCGCGGTGCGCGTGCCGGTGTTCTACGGTCACTCCGAAGCGGTCACCATCGAAACCCGCGACAAGGTCACCGTGGCGGCCGCGCGCGAACTGCTGTCGCGTTCGCCGGGCGTGGAAGTGGTGGACAAGCATGAAGCCGGCGGCTATCCGACCCCGGTGACGCATGCGTCGGGCAACGATGCGGTGTATGTCGGCCGTATCCGCGAAGATCTCTCGCATCCGAACGGGCTGAACCTGTGGATCGTGTCGGACAACATCCGCAAGGGCGCCGCGCTCAATGCGGTGCAGTTGGCCGAACTGGTCGCCGCCGAAGGCTGATCGTGCAACGTCGGTGGCATGGGGATGCCATCGGCGGCTGCAATTCAACCATCGCCGATCACGGGGGGAGCCGCTATATTGGCCGCCATGAACAACCGGACCCGGGGCGCCCTGCGCCCGCTCAAGTATGTGTCCACACTGCTGCTGGCCCTGGCCAGCAGCTCCGCCATGGCCTTGGGCCTGGGCGATATCCGGGTGCTGTCCAAGCCTGGCCAGCCGCTGCTGGCCGAAATACCGGTGATCTCGGCCGACCCGGCCGAGCTGGAAAACCTGCGGGTGGCGCTGGCCTCACCCGGCACCTTTGCCCGGGTCGGGCTGGAAGCACCGGCAGGCCTGGTCAGTGAACTGCAGTTCGAACTGACCCGCAATGCGCAGGGCAGGGCGGTGGTGCGGGTCAGCACCCAGACCCCCGTCACCACCCCGTCGCTGAATTTCCTGATCGAAGCCGACTGGGGCCAGGGGCGCCTGGTCCGCGAATACTCGGCACTGGTCGATGCACCCAACAGTGCGCTGGCCGTGGCCGAACCGGAGATCGTCGCGCCGGCCGGCGCGATGTCCAACGCCATCGTGCGTGAGCCGGCACCGGCGACCGCGCCTGCGCCCACGGTAGAGGCCAGACCGGCCCGCACGGCCGCGCAGCCGCCACGCACCGCTCCATCGCGCAGCGCAGCGCCGGCACCGGCAAGCGCCGCCGGCGGCGTCACCGTGCAACGTGGCCAGACCCTGTCCCAGATCGCCGCCGCGGTGGCCCGCGAACAGGGCATCAACCGCAACCAGGCGATGGTCGCGCTGCTGCGCGCCAACCCGGAGGCCTTCATCCGCGGCAACGTCAACCTGCTCAAGCAGGGCGCGGTGCTGCGCAGCCCCACCGACACGACCACGCCGATCGACGCCAGTGAAGCGGCCGCGATCGTGCGCGAGCACGCCGCACAATGGCGGCAATCCCGCGCGGCCATCCCGCAGCCGGCCAGCAGCGGCGTTGCCGCCAGCCCGGGCCCGGTCGCCAAGCCGGCAGCAGCGGCGGCGGCAGTGGCCAGTGGCGCGCGCCTGGAGATCGCACCGGCGGTCGCCGCCACCGATAACAATGCAGGCACAACCACCGGCACCGCCGCCGGCAGTGAGGGCGACATGCTGGGCAACGAACAACTGCGTCAGGCCAAGGAAGATGTCGCCACGCGCGACGCCGAGATCCAGGAGCTGCGCAGCCGCGTGGCCGACCTGGAAAAGCTGCAGAAGCAGCAGCAGTCGCTGATCGCGATGAAGGACAGCGACCTGGCCGCCGCGCAGCAGCGCCTGGGCCAGGCCCCGGCCACGCGTGAGGCCGGCGGTAGCGGCTGGTACTGGCTGGGCCTGGTGGTGCTGTTGCTGGTAGTGGGCGGGTGGGCCGTGGCCCGCCGTCGCAAACCGTCGCCGTTGCCGCCGCTGCGCCGCGACGGCCTGGATGCCACCGCGCTGGCCGCCGCCGTGCCTGCCGCCGATTACATCGACGAGCTGGCCGCCCAGCAGGACGATGCGCTGGATGCCCGCCTGGATGAAGCACGCGACCAGGCCAATGAAATACGCGACGAACCCGCCGAACACTACGCCGATGGCCTGCGCCGCGAGCCTGTGTTCACGCTGGAGCCGCGCCCGGGGCACACCGTGGCCGGCAGCGATGCAGTGCACCCCGAAGGCGACGACACCGCGCCGGACGGGGAGCAGGTGCCCCCAGCGACCGCTGCCGTGGATGCGGACACGGACATGGTCGACGTGTACACCCCGCCGGCGCATGCGCTGGAAGCCGCGGCACAGCCGTCGTTCCGCGGCGTCTTCGAGTTTCCCGCCGATGGCGACGCGGTTGCCGTCGGCGCGGAAGAGGCGGCTGACGCCGATGCCGATGCTTCCGCCGAGGCAGGCATCGAAGCCCCATTCGAGGCCACCGACAACAGTGGTCATGTCCTGGCCACCCCTGGCCGCGACCGGCTGGAACTGGCCATCGCCTACCTGGACCTCGGCGACGCCGAAACCGCGCGCACGCTGCTGCAGGAAGTCGCCGTTGCGGCAGACCCGCACAGCCAGGCGCAGGCCCGCGAACTGCTGGCGCGGCTGGGATGACCAGCCCCGTCTCGCCTTCGCCGCGCGAGCGCCGGCTGGATTACGTGGAGTTCGCCTCCACCGACCCGGCCGCCAGCCGCCGCTTCTTCTCGGCGGTGTTCGGCTGGACGTTCGTGGATTACGGCCCGGACTACACCGCCTTCGACGATGGCCGCCTGCAGGGCGGCTTCTTCCGCGGCAGCCCGGCCACCACCGCCGCGGGCGCCGCCTTGCTGGTGATCTACGCCGACGACCTGGCCCCGGTGGCCGAGGCGGTGGCCGCCCAGGGTGGGCAGGTGGTCAAGCCCGTGTTTTCCTTTCCCGGGGGCAGCCGCTTCCAGTTCGTCGAACCCGGCGGCAACGAACTTGCCGTGTGGTCCGAGCGCGATCCGGCCTGATGCCCCGACCGGCCCTGGCCGGTTCTTACCGACTTACAGAGGTTGACCATGCGCTACGCAATGGGCGTGGAATACGATGGCAGTGAATTCAAGGGCTGGCAGCAGCTGGGCGAGAGCGGTCGTCCCAGCGTGCAGGCCAGTCTGCAGCAGGCGCTGTCCTCGGTGGCCGATGCGCCCATCAAGGTGATGTGTGCCGGGCGCACCGATGCCGGCGTGCACGGGCACTGCCAGGTGGTGCATTTCGACACCGACGTCGTCCGCAACCTGCGCGGCTGGACCCTGGGCACGACCACCCGCCTGCCGCCCGCCATCGCGGTGCGCTGGTGCCAGCCGGTGGCCGATGATTTCCATGCGCGCTTCTCCGCCCGCGCCCGGCGCTATCGCTACCGCCTGCTCAACCGCCAGGTGCGCCCGGCGCTGAACCGGCAGAGCCTGAGCTGGGAACGGCGGCCGCTGGATGCCGCGCTGATGCACGCGGCGGCGCAGGCATTGCTGGGCGAAAACGACTTCAGTGCCTTCCGCAGCGTCAATTGCGAGGCCCTGCATGCCCGCCGCGAGCTGCAGGCGATCAGTGTGACCCGCGATGGCGAGGTGCTGGAGGTCTGTGTTCAGGCCAATGCATTCCTTCATCACATGGTGCGCAATATCGTCGGTTCATTGATCCTGGTCGGGTGCGGGGACAAGCCGGTGTCGTGGCTGGGCGAGCTGCTGGCCGGAAAGGACCGCACCGTGGCCGGGCCGACCGCACCGCCGCAGGGTTTGGTGTTCGTTGGACCCCTGTACCCCGACAACTGGCAACTGCCCGCCGAGGTGACTCTATGAGCCGCTCTTTCTATCGCACCCGTATCAAGTTCTGCGGCATGACCCGCGCCGGCGACGTGCGCCTGGCCGGGGAGCTGGGCGTGGATGCCGTCGGCTTCATCTTCGCCCGCGAGAGCAAGCGCCGCGTGGCGCCGGCCGAAGCCCGTGCGATGCGCCAGGCGATCGCGCCGATGGTGGACGTGGTGGCCCTGTTCCGTGACAACAGCAAGGAAGAGGTGCGCGAAGTGCTGCGCACGGTGCGGCCCACCCTGCTGCAGTTCCATGGCGAGGAAGACGAGTCGTTCTGCCGCAGCTTCAACATGCCCTACCTCAAGGCCGTGGCGATGGGGGGCCGCGAGGACGTCAACGCGCGCCAGCTGCAGCTGCGGTACCCCAGCGCCGCCGGCTTCCTGTTCGACAGCCACGCCCCCGGCGGCGGCGGTGGCACCGGCGTGGCCTTCGACTGGACCCGCCTGCCCACCGGCCTGCATCGGCCGTTCCTGCTGGCCGGCGGGATCACCCCGGACAACGTGTTCGACGCGATCGTGGCCACGCTGCCGTGGGGCGTGGACGTATCCAGCGGGATCGAATCCGAGCCGGGCATCAAGGACGGCTACAAGATGCGCAAGTTCGTCGAAGAAGTCCGTCGCGCCGACTGCCACGAGGCCGACTGAGGCCGGTGGTGGGTCCCGACGTTGGTCGGGACATGTAAATCCCGGTAGGTCCCGACCGTGGGTCGGGACACCCCGCGCGATCCGGCCCCGGCCATTGCCGACACCCCCCACCCGTTGCCAGGCAAGGCGCGGCGATGGTGCTATGGGCGCAGCGGCGAATTTCACGTAGCATCGACAGGACATGGCGCGGCCGGCACGGCGTGTAGTCGAGGGAAGCCGGAGCGCTTCCCTCAAAGCGGCGGCCGGGGAAGCGGCTGGCCGCCTTCACAGGGAAGGCATGGAATGAACGAATTCCTCACTGTCGCGTTGAGTTTCCCCACGCTGCCGTACAGCATCGTGCTGGCGTTCGCCGTGCTGTATTGGCTGCTGGCCGCCTTCGGCGTGGTCGATGACGGCATTGCCCATGACGGCATGGACCTGCACCTGGGCGATGACGGCCTGCACGGCATTTCCGGCATCTTCGCGCGCCTGGGCCTGGGCGGCGCCCCGGTGATGCTGGTGATCGCGCTGCTGGCCTTCTTCGGCTGGACCGTCACCTATTTCGTCCACCTGTTCCTGCTGCAGTCCCTGCCCACCCCGGTGCGCTGGGTCGCCGGCAGCGTCACCGCCGTGCTTGCGCTGATTCCCGCCGTGCCGCTCAGCGTGGTGGTACTGCGCCCGATCCGGCGCCTGCTGCTGCGCCTGCGCCCGGTGCCCCAGGCGTCACTGCTGGGC
This is a stretch of genomic DNA from Stenotrophomonas rhizophila. It encodes these proteins:
- a CDS encoding VOC family protein, translated to MTSPVSPSPRERRLDYVEFASTDPAASRRFFSAVFGWTFVDYGPDYTAFDDGRLQGGFFRGSPATTAAGAALLVIYADDLAPVAEAVAAQGGQVVKPVFSFPGGSRFQFVEPGGNELAVWSERDPA
- a CDS encoding aspartate-semialdehyde dehydrogenase, whose translation is MNNPDRRFHVAVVGATGAVGETMLSILAERDFPIASLSLLASSRSAGGEIDYRGEKIKVQDLADFDPKGVDIALFSAGGSVSKEYGPKFAAAGAVVIDNSSAFRYDDDVPLVVSEVNPDALKNRPRGIIANPNCSTMQMLVALAPLHRQYGITRINVATYQSVSGGGRSALEELGKQTGQLLSFQQIDPQRFPVQIAFNLIPHIDDFLENGFTKEEMKLVWETKKILGDDSILVNPTAVRVPVFYGHSEAVTIETRDKVTVAAARELLSRSPGVEVVDKHEAGGYPTPVTHASGNDAVYVGRIREDLSHPNGLNLWIVSDNIRKGAALNAVQLAELVAAEG
- a CDS encoding ribonuclease E inhibitor RraB; its protein translation is MDITAINEMFANIRENTDWDLNGPMLWGYFFVNTTPEPLSGLGEKLVAMGYSLVEIFEPDLEEGEAPYHVLHVERAEVHSEASLDARNHELQALAEANGVEDYDGMDVGPVEI
- a CDS encoding phosphoribosylanthranilate isomerase, with the translated sequence MSRSFYRTRIKFCGMTRAGDVRLAGELGVDAVGFIFARESKRRVAPAEARAMRQAIAPMVDVVALFRDNSKEEVREVLRTVRPTLLQFHGEEDESFCRSFNMPYLKAVAMGGREDVNARQLQLRYPSAAGFLFDSHAPGGGGGTGVAFDWTRLPTGLHRPFLLAGGITPDNVFDAIVATLPWGVDVSSGIESEPGIKDGYKMRKFVEEVRRADCHEAD
- the asd gene encoding archaetidylserine decarboxylase (Phosphatidylserine decarboxylase is synthesized as a single chain precursor. Generation of the pyruvoyl active site from a Ser is coupled to cleavage of a Gly-Ser bond between the larger (beta) and smaller (alpha chains). It is an integral membrane protein.), whose amino-acid sequence is MSLTTTLSYVLPHRLLSSMARRLAYSSNPRISRWLIDTVTEKFGVNLAEAANPDPRSYATFNQFFTRALKPGARVAAPDPRTLVMPADGRISQLGAIEDGRIFQAKGQSFTAAELLGDAKDAEVFHHGLFATVYLSPKDYHRVHMPWTGTLRETVHVPGRLFSVGPAAVNNVPGLFARNERLVCHFDTDFGPMVSVMVGALLVSGVETVWGGEEIPAYGDTITRKDYRGKGITLERFAEMARFNYGSTVIILLPPGVADFAPHLDAEHAVQLGQALATLK
- a CDS encoding SCO family protein, whose amino-acid sequence is MFNRNVGIILLIALAAGLGLVAAQKVFAPKPASDRPATESITFYPQPRPLPDFNLSQSDGTRLIPGELKGHWTLVFLGFTFCPDVCPTTLADLAQAQKQWEAQPDTLRPRLVFISVDPERDTPARLGEYVHAFHKDTLAATADVPSLERFATSLGFVFQKVPGKQFDENPEDYTLEHSASLAVLDADGKLAGLIRPPFNAQAIARDLQTLTEKTAP
- the truA gene encoding tRNA pseudouridine(38-40) synthase TruA gives rise to the protein MRYAMGVEYDGSEFKGWQQLGESGRPSVQASLQQALSSVADAPIKVMCAGRTDAGVHGHCQVVHFDTDVVRNLRGWTLGTTTRLPPAIAVRWCQPVADDFHARFSARARRYRYRLLNRQVRPALNRQSLSWERRPLDAALMHAAAQALLGENDFSAFRSVNCEALHARRELQAISVTRDGEVLEVCVQANAFLHHMVRNIVGSLILVGCGDKPVSWLGELLAGKDRTVAGPTAPPQGLVFVGPLYPDNWQLPAEVTL
- a CDS encoding 2-hydroxyacid dehydrogenase, whose protein sequence is MADRRPRVWVSQPLFDDVVEQLGQHVDLDMTGEVTRYTPQQLAGRLAEVDGALITLNERIGAAEIANAPQLRAIANVGVGYNNLDVEALSAAGILASNTPDVLTETTADLGFALLMATARRITEAERWLRDGQWGQWSFQTLLGADIHGSTLGILGMGRIGQGIARRGALGFGMRVLYHNRSRLPDATEAEVGAQYVDLDTLLAQADHLVLVLPYSASSHHIIDAGALAKMKPTATLVNIARGGIVDEVALADALANGRLAAAGLDVFEGEPTVRPELLALHNIVLTPHIGSASQATRRAMVQLAVDNLTAALGLGPNAGHPPSAINADAVAAAKTGRATVGGKNVGDAKR
- the prmB gene encoding 50S ribosomal protein L3 N(5)-glutamine methyltransferase, with protein sequence MTAETAAELHTIIDLIRYGTSRFNAAGLTFGHSYDNALDEATQLVLHSLHLPHDLGPAYGAARVTTPEKAEVLALFERRINERLPAAYLTGEAWFAGLSFKSDSRALVPRSPIAELIETGFEPWLAGRDVHRALDLCTGSGCIAIAIGHYYPNWEVDGVDLSDDALALAHENKERLQAHNVTLIKSDLFNGLTGRHYDLIVTNPPYVTNDETDALPQEYSYEPDMGLRAGPDGLDLVLKILRDAPLHLSEDGLLICEVGESEQHLIKLLPEVDFAWIEFKVGQMGIFAVECRELIAHSARITELAAQRP
- the aroC gene encoding chorismate synthase; translated protein: MSSNSFGTLLTVTTFGESHGPAIGCVIDGCPPGLEISAGEFDHDLQRRATGKSRHTSARREADDVEILSGVYEGRTTGTPIALLIRNTDQRSKDYTAIAQQFRPGHADYSYWQKYGIRDPRGGGRSSARETTMRVAAGVIAKKWLQQRHGVTVRGYLSQLGAITPTGHDWSAVEDNPFFWPVAEQVPALESYMDALRKSGDSVGARVNVVADGVPPGWGEPIYGKLDGELAAALMSINAVKGVEIGDGFASAAQLGTEHRDLITPQGFASNHAGGILGGISTGQQVTASIVLKPTSSLRLPGATVDADGNAVDVITTGRHDPCVGIRATPIAEAMMALVLMDQALRHRAQCGDVGTITPRIPGSIDG
- a CDS encoding FimV/HubP family polar landmark protein, whose amino-acid sequence is MNNRTRGALRPLKYVSTLLLALASSSAMALGLGDIRVLSKPGQPLLAEIPVISADPAELENLRVALASPGTFARVGLEAPAGLVSELQFELTRNAQGRAVVRVSTQTPVTTPSLNFLIEADWGQGRLVREYSALVDAPNSALAVAEPEIVAPAGAMSNAIVREPAPATAPAPTVEARPARTAAQPPRTAPSRSAAPAPASAAGGVTVQRGQTLSQIAAAVAREQGINRNQAMVALLRANPEAFIRGNVNLLKQGAVLRSPTDTTTPIDASEAAAIVREHAAQWRQSRAAIPQPASSGVAASPGPVAKPAAAAAAVASGARLEIAPAVAATDNNAGTTTGTAAGSEGDMLGNEQLRQAKEDVATRDAEIQELRSRVADLEKLQKQQQSLIAMKDSDLAAAQQRLGQAPATREAGGSGWYWLGLVVLLLVVGGWAVARRRKPSPLPPLRRDGLDATALAAAVPAADYIDELAAQQDDALDARLDEARDQANEIRDEPAEHYADGLRREPVFTLEPRPGHTVAGSDAVHPEGDDTAPDGEQVPPATAAVDADTDMVDVYTPPAHALEAAAQPSFRGVFEFPADGDAVAVGAEEAADADADASAEAGIEAPFEATDNSGHVLATPGRDRLELAIAYLDLGDAETARTLLQEVAVAADPHSQAQARELLARLG